The following proteins are co-located in the Candidatus Buchananbacteria bacterium CG10_big_fil_rev_8_21_14_0_10_42_9 genome:
- a CDS encoding acyl carrier protein has translation MNQEIIETIRETLYLTADQINENTLIEEIAKDSMDIVELVAVLGSQYKVAFQPEKMAHIKTVGDVIKYVTENMDTSDSSDPLKSF, from the coding sequence ATGAATCAAGAAATAATCGAAACTATCAGGGAAACTCTTTATTTAACCGCTGATCAAATAAATGAAAATACTTTAATTGAAGAAATCGCCAAAGATTCCATGGACATAGTTGAATTGGTAGCTGTTTTAGGCAGTCAGTACAAAGTTGCGTTCCAGCCTGAAAAAATGGCCCACATTAAAACAGTAGGCGATGTCATTAAATATGTGACTGAAAACATGGATACATCAGATAGCTCGGATCCACTCAAGTCATTTTAA